The genomic interval CAGGGGATCAAACTATGACCGCATGGATCGGCCCGGACGGCCCCATCAAAAATATCGCGCTCCCGGATTCATCGGCATCGAAGCGGAAGATTTACCAGTCTTTTGATGGCGTTATTACCGGATCGGATTGGGATTCCGTGGCCCGGCTTGGCACGCTCGGCATCTACCATCCGCAAAAATCCAGCGCCCCGAAGAGGACATTTCGCCAGACTTTTACCGGGGTAATCTCCGCCAAGCCGCTCGAGACGGAGGACAAGCGGAAGGAAATCAAGCCGATCCCGATCGAGCGGGACAACGCGATTCATGGCGTTGTCGCCGCCGGGATCTCCCTTAATTCCCTGCGCCCCTTGCAGCCTTACGGCACGATATGGGATGTATTCTCGTCGCCGGTTGCCGTCCTGGATGAGAGCCTCGCCGGATTCCGGTTGCCGGACCCGAAGCCGACGATCAATCGGTATATCAAAGGGCCGAAGCTCGAAGATGACGGTGACGAGGATACGGATGGCGACGACATCGAATACGATGCAACATGTCTTCTGACAGAATCCTCCCCGACCCGGCAGCGGCTGCCGAACCAGGGCATGCACAACAGCTACGCCCTGGAGGCCCGCGCCATTTTCCGCGGCCTCCCCGGCCAGACGGATGTCCGAAGCCTCTTTTCTGCGGCGGCCGCCGCTTCCGGCGCGACGATGCTGGCGATGGAATGGGCCGGGCCGTATTCTGGCGACGAGGCCCGCGTTGGCCGGGTCCGGATCGCGCCCCACCCGTCGCAGTGGGGAGATAGCGGCATGATCGTTCCGGAGCTCCGGCACACCGCGCCGGACAGCGTCGAGGAGCCGGAGCTCGAAATGGTCGCGCCGGATCCCGGAGTAGTCGACGCATCATCGACAGCGATTTTCGAGCTTATGTTCTATTCAGTTGATGGCGGGTCGTGGCGCCTCATCGTGACAAGGATCAGATGACATGAGCACGGACGAGAAAAAAATCCTGGCCCGAGCGGCCAGGGAAAAGATCGTCATCAAAGGCGGGCTGGGGTCTGAATCCCGTGAAAAGCGACGAGAAATGACGATCAACGCGCTTGGCAGCGCAATGCAGCGCCTCGAGATCGAGCGGATAAAGCAGGTCCGCCGGCGGCTGTCCGGCGTGAAAATCGCACCGGATCCGGTGCGGCAATCCGGATCGGTGCGATACAGCGCCGAAAGCCAGGCACCGAAGATCGCATCGACCGTTCCGGAATACGTCCCGAAGCGTGCCGTCCCAACACAGACCATCCGGGCCCTTGAGGCGGCCGGCGTCCAGCGATCGACAGTCGAGCTCAACTCGATGCGCCCGTTGCAGGTGCTGGCGGACGGGGGCACCTGGTCGCTTATGCAGCATCCAGTCGCCCTGATCCCGGCCTCGGCCTTCGTCGACCCCGGAGACGGCGGGGCCAGTGGCGCATCTATATCGATCATGCCGATGCCGAGTCCGGACGTATCTCTGCGAGATCATGTAGATGAGCTGTGCGCGTCTACCCTGCCGCCGGATGGCGCGATCCACCTGTCCGGCCGGCTGATCGTCGAAGCCCCGACAGATATGGACGTTGGCGTGGACATCTCGATCCCCGGCCCGCTGATAACGACGGGATGGTCCGGCTGGCCGTATGTCGACGCAAACATGAGCGCCGGCAGCGGCAAATGGTCGACCGCGATCGAGGATCACGAAATGCTCGGACGGCAGATCTCGCACGACGTGACCAACATCGAGATGCGGCGTCCCTGGATCCACTCGCTCGGCGTCAGCAGGGCGCGGAAAGTGGCGGTCTACGAGATCGCGATGTGGCGCGCCGCGGCGGGCGGGACCACGTTCGCGGACATCATCCGAAAAATCTGATACCCGCCCCGGCCAGGCAGGGGCGGGGCGGGCTGGCTTCGGGACCGTGCGACGATCAGAACGGCGTGTCGTCGTCCGCCGCAGCACCTGCAGTCTGTATCGGCTCGCCCCGCTGCGCGGCATCGTGGAGCTCGTGCATGCGATCGCGCAGCTCGTCCACCGGATAGTCCCCCTTCCGGATCTTCAGCTCCTCCCCGGTCAGCGCACGATAGCCCGCCGGATCCGCGAAATTGCCGCCAGGCACACAGTAGACCATCGCGCCCGCGGCCCGCGTGTCGCTGCATTCGACGATTTTGCCGACGCGCAGAAGAGCCTCGAGCGCGCTCGTGATAAGTCCGTCACTGAGCCGAAGATCCCCAAAAATACCAGACATCGGGCCGGTCAGCATCGTCTGCAAAGAGAACCGGTTCCGCTTCGACACAGGGAACGGTTTGCACGCCTCTGACGCGGCGCGGATCAGGTGCGGGAGATAGTCGCAGAGCGTTTTGAACGCAGCCTTGCTCGCCAGATCGGCTTCATCCGCCAGGGCCTTGCCGGCGCCGTAGGCGGTCATGATCATGCGCGCGCTATCGCGGACGATGGGGAAAAACTGGTTATTGTATTTCGCATTCTGAAGATTGCATTTGGTCGTGCCGATCCAGACCTCATCGCCGGCTGCGACCTGAATGCCCGGATACATCCCGGCCGGCGCCCTGGTCGCGACAATAAGGGACCTCGTGACGTTTTTCAGCTGCGCCGAGCCGCGCGACAGCGCCAGCAGCTCGCCCGGGCTTGATTCCGGTCCGAATTTGCCGCCCGCGTCTTTCGTGAGATGCAAGTAGGCGATTGCGGTGCACCTGTTCCGGGCGCAGAACCCATTCAAGATGTTGAGCGTATTCCGCGGCGACAGACTGTCCAAATACTCGCTGTCAGACATCGAGCCCAACGTGTCAAAGACAACGAGATCGGGCCGGAAGTCGGCCAGATCCTGGAGAATCGTGACGCCCGTCGGCGTCAGCCTGCCCTCTTTGTCGAAAATAGACTCAGGGCGCTCCGCCCGCTCCATATAGTCGAGCATAGAGACAATCAAAAGCCGGCCCGTTTTGATAGCGGTCATATAATGCTCATAAGCGCCAGGAATGGACATGATCGACTGACTGATCTGCTCGCCCGTCTCCTCGCCAAAAAGCAGGGCAACGCGGAGCGGCTTATCGTGCTGACGCTCCCCGAGCATATCGAAAAGTCCGGTTGCGGCCGCTTTGATGCCGGCGTGGCGGATCGACGTCGATTTACCCGCGCCGCCGTCGAAACCGATGAGATTCGTAGTGCCCTCCGCGATCACCATGCCGTCAAGATAGCGCTGCGGCCTGACCTGACCGGCGGCGATGGCGACCGGGTCGACCTGCATCGAGAGGAGCGCCGACGGCATGCCGGCGGCGCGCTGCTGCGCGATAATGTCCACGGGGACGGCGGTCGCGGTTTTGACGGGCGTGGCGTCGTCGAAATTGAGGTCCTGGGTAGTCATGGCATGCTTCCTTCGGCCCCGGTCGCGATCATGCGCCGGGTGATTGTGGGTTTGGTTGAGGCTGGGGGTTGGGGTTAGCTGAGCGCGAAAAGCTCAGCCGGCGGCGGGTGCGGTTCTCCGCTAGATTCTTTGCTGGGGCCCAGATCGGGCAGCGGCGGCCACTCGTGAGCCGCGAAAAGCTCCTCCGCGGCCAGCTGTGCGTCACCCACCGGATCGCCGGTGCGGCCGAGCCCGGCCGTGATCGCGAGGGCGGGCTGGATGTGCGCCGGGGCTGCGTCAAGGGACAGGACGAGGATCGCGAGGGCGCGCTTGAGATCAGCGGGGATATTTGCGCGATAAATCGATGACTGCAGATATGGCCTGGCGAGCAGCAGGGCGCGGAGATGATGCATCGCCGCTGTCAGCGCGCAGCCAGCAGCGGTGTGCTCCTCGACGATCTCCATCCGCCACAGCTCGCCGGGGCGGCGGAAGCTGGTCAGCGATGCGGTCTCGGCGGTAGACAGCGCGACATCGATCAGATCGCCGTAGCGCTGGCGATCACCGTCGAGCCACGCGACCAGGCGCCGGGCGTCAGACGACGCGCCCAGGCGATCCGCGAGGATCTGGATGTCGCGCATCATGCGATCGTAGACGCGAGCCGGCACATCGCTGACAGCGTCCGCGTCGAGCAGCAAATCAAAAAAGTCGATGGTAGTGTGCATGGTGTCGGTCTCGTCTATCGCGCGGCGACCAGATCGCCTTTGATAGAATCAGAATACACCGACCCATCCTCACCCTATAATGAAAAATGTGGTTTGCGAAATACTTTATGTAGAAAAATCAGTAACATGCGCGTGATGGCTGAGATGATGCCTGCTTTTTAGGCACTGGCACGGGTCGGCAGACGAGGCTGCGCGGCCAAACGGAACAGAGCGAGAACTAAAATCCGGAGAACTCTCTCTGGCGTCGCTCAGCCCTTCCGCTGGCCGCGTCTCGATGATTCGTCAGGCGCTACTCTGGCCCCATCCAGATCCTGCCGCCCCTCGCGCGCGTGCGCGCACACGTAGGCGCGCGCGTATATAGAGAGGGTGCTCGATGCTCATGCATGGCAAAACGGCGGTCGACGAGATCATCATACACTGCGCCGCGACCAGGCCGGGCTGGATGGCCGGCAAGCCGCTGGCCGCAAAAGTGACGGAGATCCGGCGCTGGCACGTCCGCGATAACGGGTGGTCTGATATCGGGTATCACTGGATCATCGATCGCGATGGCAAGGTCGCGCCAGGGCGTCCCGAGGGCACGCCGGGCGCGCATGTCGCGGGCCACAACACGGGCTCGATCGGCATCTGCCTGATTGGCGGGCACGGCTCCAGCGCCGCAGACGATTTTCACGAGCATTACACCGTCGCCCAAGAAGACGCGCTCGTTCAGCTGATCGAGAGCATCAAGAAGCGCGCGAAGATCGCGAAGATCAGCGGGCACAATCAATATGCCGCCAAAGCGTGCCCCGGGTTCTCCGTCCCAGACTGGTATCCTGAGGCCCGCGACCACTTTATCCGAGCAGCCTCCGCAACCAGGAATCCGGCCCAGCCCGCCGCGGCTTTCGGCTCGAAAAGCGCGGTCAATAAACCGTCGATTTTCGGCATGATCCGGAAACTACTCGGCGTAAAGGGGTGATCCGGATGCAGAAAGGGCAGGAAAATAAGACGGATGCAGGCAAGCGGACGTTTACTAAGCGGCTCGTGTCCCTGAATACGGGTGCGGCCTGGGGTTCGATTTTGCTGTCGATATACACCGGCGAGGCCGCGGTCGTGGTGCCGTCGATGTGCATGCTGATCGCGGGCCTGCTGGGCGTCTACTCCGGCACCGGGCATCTGGATTACCGGGCCTTCGTCCAGGGGCGAACCCGGAGTCCGGATCAATGATCAACTGGCTTTGGATCAATCGCGGCCTTTCCGGGTCGGTCCTCCTGGCCGCTCTGATCGCGGCGGCGGCGGTCTACGTAATGACACTGCGCGCGGACAATGCGGCGCTGGCCGCCGGGCTGGCCGCGGCTGAGGCCCGGGCCTCGTCGGCCGCTGCCGGTGCGGAGCGGATCCGGATTCAGGCTGAGGCTCTGATCGCGTCCAGGGAGGCCGCGGCGGCGGAGTATTCGGATACCCTGGACCGGATCAGGGCGGCCGCTGATGCGTGCCTCGATCAGCCGCTTCCGGGTGAGCTGCTCGATAGATGAGAGCGCCCCGAGGGCGCGTTGAGATTTCCAGAGCCGGCGCGGGCCGGCTTTGAGATGGCCCTCTCGGGCCAGGATTCTTTGAAAAAAGGAAGTGGGATGGGGTGGAAGTTTTTGGCGGTGGCGCTGCTGGCTCTGGCGGGGTGTGGGGGTGGTGAGGTTGAGGAAGGGCCGCTGCCGCGGATTGAAATCACATGCCCGGATCCAGATGGTCGGGCGCGGCTTGTCGAGGGTGCGACGTATCGAGATCTGGCGGCCAGCCGGGCGGAGGCTATGAGCGGATGGCGGCAGTGCCATGATGCGCTGACCATCGCCCAGGAATGACAAAGCCCCGCTTTCGCGGGGCTGATGTCCCTTATGGGGGACATTAAGCCGGTTAGTGTAACCTGTGTGGGACAATTGCGCTCACCATTCCGCATCATAAAAAAGTCCGATGGCGATGAAAATCGTGCCGTAGAGCACCGCCACGCTCGCCGCGGTAGCGATCACGAGCAGCAGAAGGCCGACGTTACCGAAGAGCATAAGCAGACCCAGGATCCCGGCGCAGAAAATCGCGGTCACGAGAAGGAGCGGCAGCTGGATCAGCAGGCTGCCCGCGATCAGGTATAGCACCGACAGGGCAGGATGCCCTAGGGCGATCGCTCCGATGCTCACGGCGATCGTCTGGGACGCCAGCCATTTCAGGGCATCCAGCAGCAGCGGCCAGTTCCGGAACGGATGCTGGGGAGATGCACCGTCCATCACTCGCATAAAGTCGTCCCAGAACGGGGCGGTGGATTCATACGCCCACCAGGCTGCGACAGCCGCGATTGCAATGCGGATGAGCCATTCGGCGGAAAAGCGAAAAACTTTCGCCATTTGCGAGCTCTCCTTTAATTAAGCACGGGCTGGCGCATTACCTCGCGCAGCC from Paracoccus sp. MA carries:
- a CDS encoding AAA family ATPase — its product is MTTQDLNFDDATPVKTATAVPVDIIAQQRAAGMPSALLSMQVDPVAIAAGQVRPQRYLDGMVIAEGTTNLIGFDGGAGKSTSIRHAGIKAAATGLFDMLGERQHDKPLRVALLFGEETGEQISQSIMSIPGAYEHYMTAIKTGRLLIVSMLDYMERAERPESIFDKEGRLTPTGVTILQDLADFRPDLVVFDTLGSMSDSEYLDSLSPRNTLNILNGFCARNRCTAIAYLHLTKDAGGKFGPESSPGELLALSRGSAQLKNVTRSLIVATRAPAGMYPGIQVAAGDEVWIGTTKCNLQNAKYNNQFFPIVRDSARMIMTAYGAGKALADEADLASKAAFKTLCDYLPHLIRAASEACKPFPVSKRNRFSLQTMLTGPMSGIFGDLRLSDGLITSALEALLRVGKIVECSDTRAAGAMVYCVPGGNFADPAGYRALTGEELKIRKGDYPVDELRDRMHELHDAAQRGEPIQTAGAAADDDTPF
- a CDS encoding N-acetylmuramoyl-L-alanine amidase, encoding MLMHGKTAVDEIIIHCAATRPGWMAGKPLAAKVTEIRRWHVRDNGWSDIGYHWIIDRDGKVAPGRPEGTPGAHVAGHNTGSIGICLIGGHGSSAADDFHEHYTVAQEDALVQLIESIKKRAKIAKISGHNQYAAKACPGFSVPDWYPEARDHFIRAASATRNPAQPAAAFGSKSAVNKPSIFGMIRKLLGVKG